The following proteins are co-located in the Aurantiacibacter atlanticus genome:
- the fliP gene encoding flagellar type III secretion system pore protein FliP (The bacterial flagellar biogenesis protein FliP forms a type III secretion system (T3SS)-type pore required for flagellar assembly.), which produces MLAPDIAQAAPAAGIGGALERAMEGAAGGEDTPLSLSLQLLLVMGLLTILPALVLMMTSFTRIIIVLAILRQALGLQQSPPNQVLIGLSLFLSLFVMGPTLEQVNTQAIEPYAAESIEADEAIVRAGDAFRSFMIRQTRETDLGMFADMAGQQQFESPEDIPYSILLPAFVTSELKTAFQIGFMLFLPFLVIDLVVASVLMSLGMMMLSPTIISLPFKLLLFVLVDGWALLMGSLAMSFG; this is translated from the coding sequence ATGCTTGCACCTGATATCGCTCAGGCCGCGCCGGCAGCAGGGATCGGCGGCGCGCTGGAACGCGCGATGGAAGGCGCGGCTGGTGGCGAGGACACGCCACTTTCCCTATCACTGCAATTGTTGCTGGTCATGGGCCTGCTTACCATTCTGCCCGCGCTGGTCCTGATGATGACGAGCTTTACCCGCATCATCATCGTGCTGGCCATCCTGCGCCAAGCGCTGGGTTTGCAGCAATCGCCACCCAATCAGGTGTTGATAGGCTTGTCGCTTTTTCTTTCGCTATTCGTCATGGGGCCGACACTGGAGCAGGTGAACACGCAGGCGATCGAACCCTATGCCGCCGAAAGTATCGAGGCCGATGAGGCAATCGTCCGCGCAGGCGATGCCTTCCGCAGTTTCATGATCCGCCAGACGCGCGAGACCGATCTGGGGATGTTCGCCGATATGGCAGGACAGCAGCAGTTCGAAAGTCCTGAGGATATCCCCTACTCCATTCTTCTTCCTGCCTTCGTCACCAGCGAATTGAAGACCGCATTCCAGATCGGCTTCATGCTGTTCCTGCCCTTCCTCGTGATCGACCTTGTCGTGGCCAGTGTGCTGATGAGCCTTGGCATGATGATGCTATCTCCCACCATCATATCGCTGCCCTTCAAATTGCTCTTGTTCGTCCTCGTCGATGGGTGGGCGCTGCTGATGGGCTCGCTCGCGATGAGTTTCGGCTAA
- a CDS encoding flagellar biosynthetic protein FliO: protein MLWYIAKLLLLLPLLAGLIWGSLWLAKKTQGGMTARNGSKSARLIETTMLAPGMRLAVIEFHGREILVGASKQGLVRLAEAEPSPPVVEPNP from the coding sequence ATGCTTTGGTATATCGCCAAGCTGCTACTGCTTCTGCCCCTCCTGGCAGGGTTAATTTGGGGTAGCCTGTGGCTAGCCAAAAAGACCCAGGGCGGGATGACGGCGCGCAATGGATCAAAAAGCGCGCGACTGATAGAAACAACCATGCTGGCACCCGGCATGCGGCTGGCGGTGATTGAATTCCACGGCCGCGAGATCCTTGTCGGTGCAAGCAAGCAGGGGCTGGTCCGGCTGGCCGAAGCCGAGCCGAGCCCCCCGGTGGTGGAGCCGAACCCGTGA
- the fliN gene encoding flagellar motor switch protein FliN has product MTDNLRGLDLIRDVDVSLTVELGRTRLALRDVLELVEDSIVPLDRQIDELLDIYVNGKPIAKGEVITEGGRFALRIVEMISERRSGEDRRAEERSAPLAENA; this is encoded by the coding sequence ATGACCGATAATTTGCGCGGGCTCGACCTGATCCGAGATGTCGACGTATCGCTTACAGTTGAGCTTGGCCGCACCCGGCTGGCACTCAGGGACGTTCTGGAACTGGTGGAGGATTCGATCGTCCCACTCGATAGGCAGATCGACGAACTGCTCGATATCTATGTGAACGGCAAACCCATCGCCAAGGGTGAAGTGATAACCGAAGGCGGACGTTTCGCGCTGCGCATCGTCGAGATGATCTCGGAGCGTCGCTCGGGCGAGGATCGCCGTGCCGAAGAGCGTTCCGCACCACTGGCGGAAAATGCCTGA
- a CDS encoding FliM/FliN family flagellar motor C-terminal domain-containing protein has translation MAQLPLARHSELLAKRPPETGELAKALGDCTTRLSAALTKELGELIGRTSLQVNIDKVGKAPAAKLHKFIAPAAANFQLVDTGGAQVLASLDYHSALVLTDQVFGGKGDWSAVSPKKLPASANMTLSRAVNGIGRAWASTFELSDALALRARSDVMGKFIPLSDPDTFFVFRAQITLNDAEPWHLHLVLREGHAALLLNDNADTRPARAGGDKRRPDAKPFADIPLPLTAMLARLELPVSRISNLRPGDTIPLAIGRNIALRLDDTEIARGEIGASDGALALRLTSIAWNKKDQINDR, from the coding sequence ATGGCGCAGCTTCCGCTCGCCCGGCACAGCGAATTGCTTGCTAAGCGTCCGCCTGAAACGGGCGAGCTAGCCAAGGCGTTGGGCGATTGCACGACGCGGCTGTCTGCCGCGCTGACGAAGGAGCTTGGCGAGCTGATTGGGCGAACCTCGCTACAGGTCAATATCGACAAGGTGGGAAAGGCACCCGCGGCAAAGCTGCACAAGTTCATCGCGCCAGCAGCGGCCAATTTCCAGCTTGTGGACACCGGTGGCGCGCAGGTTCTGGCTTCGCTCGATTATCACAGCGCGCTGGTGCTGACCGATCAGGTTTTCGGCGGCAAGGGGGACTGGTCGGCAGTGAGCCCCAAAAAGCTCCCTGCATCGGCCAACATGACGCTGAGCCGTGCCGTCAATGGCATTGGCAGGGCGTGGGCCAGCACATTCGAGCTTTCAGATGCCTTGGCACTGCGGGCACGCAGCGATGTGATGGGTAAGTTCATTCCCTTGAGCGATCCCGACACATTCTTTGTGTTCCGCGCGCAGATCACCCTCAACGATGCCGAACCCTGGCATCTGCATCTGGTCTTGCGAGAGGGGCACGCTGCGCTGCTGCTCAATGACAATGCAGACACGCGCCCCGCAAGAGCTGGGGGCGACAAGCGACGTCCCGACGCCAAACCTTTTGCGGATATTCCGCTTCCGCTCACCGCCATGCTGGCGCGGTTGGAACTGCCGGTTTCGCGCATTTCCAACCTGCGGCCCGGCGACACCATTCCTCTCGCCATCGGCAGGAACATCGCGCTGCGGCTGGACGATACCGAAATTGCACGGGGAGAAATCGGCGCGTCGGATGGCGCGCTGGCGCTGCGCCTCACCTCCATTGCCTGGAATAAAAAGGACCAAATCAATGACCGATAA
- a CDS encoding flagellar basal body-associated FliL family protein, translating into MSKNKPAEGTAEGKQKSSKMKLIIGAAVLLGVGAGGAYGAVASGLVGPSKSDHGPDVPQLVGKDDTDPFAPEDDSSTASVHGEGGSEYRTAYYSFEEGFTSNLKDSPALVQMSLAASTRHDGRVIQWLRMHELAIRSAILVELADTMEEDVFTVEGKERLKQRLAAAINRVLEEQEGFGGVDAVYFRTFLVQ; encoded by the coding sequence ATGAGCAAGAACAAACCCGCTGAGGGCACCGCCGAGGGCAAACAGAAATCCAGCAAAATGAAGCTGATTATCGGCGCAGCCGTGCTGCTGGGAGTGGGCGCGGGGGGCGCCTATGGCGCCGTGGCATCGGGACTGGTTGGCCCAAGCAAGAGCGATCATGGTCCTGACGTGCCGCAATTGGTCGGCAAGGATGATACTGACCCATTTGCGCCCGAAGACGATTCCTCCACCGCATCCGTACATGGCGAAGGTGGCAGTGAATATCGCACCGCTTATTACAGCTTTGAGGAAGGTTTTACCTCTAATCTCAAGGATTCGCCTGCTCTCGTGCAGATGAGTTTGGCGGCGTCCACCCGTCATGATGGCCGTGTAATCCAGTGGCTGAGGATGCACGAGCTGGCGATCCGTTCTGCCATACTCGTCGAGTTGGCAGACACGATGGAAGAAGATGTCTTTACCGTGGAAGGCAAGGAAAGGCTGAAGCAACGTCTGGCCGCCGCCATCAACCGCGTTCTGGAAGAACAGGAAGGGTTCGGCGGCGTGGATGCAGTCTATTTCCGCACGTTCCTGGTCCAGTGA
- a CDS encoding FliI/YscN family ATPase, giving the protein MLNTAENVLSQIARAAPVFAPVRLGRIVNCDGGLIEVSGLNAPIGTLCRVQTRADEAAPAAEVVGFRGGRSLMMLLGDTVRLQPGALVRAEGRPGVVQVGEEFLGRAVDGQGQPIDGGPPVKARNNWLLGGKRESALERSSVIEPFDCGVRAINALATMGVGQRLGVIAGSGVGKSVLLDTMVRGADCDIAIVGLIGERAREVSDFVGRHMHGPKRGRTIVVAVPSDHAANLRLRGAQLATSLAEYFRAQGKRVLLVLDSLTRVAHASREIALSLGETGAARGYPPSALATITKLIERAGNSATSGGAITGLYSVLADGDDQSDPVVDTARAILDGHIVLSRDIAQRGHYPAIDIPASLSRVMTDVTAPGHRSDANALRGLIAAHEGNRDFVLMGAYQAGTDPQLDRAMALQQPIQNFLAQDAGENFSLPESAAALAGLMDDAGR; this is encoded by the coding sequence GTGCTGAATACGGCGGAAAATGTGCTATCGCAGATCGCCCGCGCCGCACCGGTTTTTGCGCCCGTCCGTCTTGGTCGGATTGTGAATTGTGATGGCGGGCTAATAGAAGTTTCCGGCCTGAACGCGCCCATCGGCACGCTTTGCCGCGTTCAGACACGCGCAGACGAAGCCGCTCCGGCCGCCGAGGTGGTTGGCTTTCGCGGCGGGCGCAGCCTGATGATGCTGCTGGGCGATACGGTGCGCCTGCAACCCGGTGCGCTTGTGCGTGCCGAGGGGCGTCCCGGCGTGGTGCAGGTTGGCGAGGAATTCCTGGGGCGCGCAGTGGATGGCCAGGGCCAGCCGATAGATGGTGGGCCGCCAGTGAAAGCGCGCAACAACTGGCTGTTGGGCGGCAAGCGCGAAAGCGCGCTTGAACGCTCCAGTGTCATCGAACCCTTCGACTGTGGTGTCCGTGCGATCAATGCACTCGCCACAATGGGCGTGGGGCAGCGGCTGGGCGTGATTGCCGGATCTGGCGTCGGCAAATCCGTCCTGCTCGACACCATGGTGCGCGGTGCGGATTGTGATATCGCTATTGTCGGACTGATCGGGGAACGGGCGCGCGAAGTTTCCGATTTTGTCGGACGACATATGCACGGTCCAAAGCGGGGGCGCACAATCGTTGTTGCTGTTCCGTCCGATCACGCAGCAAACCTTCGTCTGCGCGGCGCGCAGCTGGCCACATCGCTGGCCGAGTATTTCCGCGCGCAGGGAAAGCGCGTGTTGCTGGTGCTCGATAGCCTGACCCGTGTTGCCCATGCCTCCCGCGAGATCGCGCTTTCGCTGGGGGAGACAGGCGCGGCGCGCGGCTATCCCCCTTCTGCCCTTGCCACCATCACCAAATTGATCGAGCGTGCAGGCAATTCCGCCACCAGCGGCGGGGCGATCACCGGACTGTATTCCGTACTTGCCGATGGAGACGACCAGTCCGATCCAGTTGTGGATACCGCACGTGCCATCCTGGACGGGCATATCGTGTTGAGCCGCGATATCGCACAGCGCGGGCATTATCCCGCAATTGACATTCCCGCCTCGCTCAGCCGCGTGATGACCGACGTGACGGCGCCCGGTCACCGGAGCGACGCCAACGCATTGCGCGGCCTGATCGCAGCGCATGAAGGCAATCGCGATTTCGTGCTGATGGGGGCCTACCAGGCTGGAACCGACCCGCAGCTGGACCGGGCAATGGCGTTGCAGCAACCGATCCAGAATTTCCTTGCGCAAGATGCAGGAGAGAATTTCTCCCTGCCGGAATCGGCTGCCGCACTGGCGGGGTTGATGGACGATGCCGGCAGGTAA
- a CDS encoding flagellar motor switch protein FliG, translating into MTDLDTVSNAERAAVILMLMEDAEAARLLGSLEPNELQQLGEQMIALGDVDPGRITGAIEGFVKLADDNTMTAHDRPAQVRQRMTRALGEVKADSIMQRITPAGPTRSLELARWLAPAVLLPLVEDEHPQAIAVLLLLLDAEPAAELLSLLPQAIQPDLVERIARMRQASGHAMDMLDELLSQRISQRFGKSALAMGGAREAAELINMAARSVSGTVMPAITQKDAELARAIEAEMFTFEMLFELEPMAMGKLLREVENEVLVDALKGLPEGEREPFFAAMSSRAADGVRDEIEERGRLKKSEMFAAQDAVIKIARKLADDGEISLGADDGEFV; encoded by the coding sequence ATGACCGATCTGGACACTGTCAGCAATGCGGAACGTGCCGCCGTTATCCTGATGCTGATGGAGGATGCCGAGGCCGCAAGGCTGCTCGGCTCCCTCGAACCCAACGAATTGCAGCAATTGGGTGAGCAGATGATCGCGCTGGGCGATGTCGACCCTGGTCGAATCACTGGGGCCATCGAAGGCTTCGTCAAGCTTGCCGACGACAACACCATGACCGCGCATGACCGGCCCGCACAGGTCAGACAGCGCATGACGCGGGCGCTGGGCGAGGTGAAAGCGGATTCCATCATGCAGCGGATCACGCCCGCTGGCCCTACCCGCTCGCTGGAATTGGCCCGCTGGTTGGCGCCTGCAGTGCTGTTGCCGCTGGTGGAAGATGAGCATCCCCAGGCCATTGCCGTACTGCTGTTGCTGCTGGATGCAGAACCTGCGGCAGAGTTGTTGTCGCTATTGCCGCAAGCGATCCAGCCGGACCTGGTGGAGCGGATCGCACGCATGCGACAGGCATCAGGTCATGCGATGGACATGCTCGACGAATTGCTGTCACAGCGCATCTCGCAACGCTTTGGCAAGAGCGCGCTGGCAATGGGCGGCGCGCGAGAGGCGGCGGAACTGATCAATATGGCCGCTCGCTCTGTCAGCGGAACAGTGATGCCTGCCATCACCCAGAAGGATGCCGAGCTTGCCCGCGCGATCGAGGCCGAGATGTTCACCTTCGAGATGCTCTTCGAACTGGAGCCGATGGCTATGGGCAAACTGCTGCGCGAAGTAGAAAACGAAGTGCTGGTCGATGCACTCAAGGGTCTGCCGGAAGGCGAGCGCGAGCCGTTCTTCGCCGCCATGTCCAGCCGCGCCGCCGACGGCGTGAGGGACGAAATAGAGGAGCGTGGACGCCTGAAGAAATCAGAAATGTTCGCGGCCCAGGATGCAGTGATCAAGATCGCCCGTAAACTGGCCGACGACGGCGAAATCAGTCTGGGGGCCGATGATGGCGAATTCGTTTGA
- the fliF gene encoding flagellar basal-body MS-ring/collar protein FliF, which translates to MADTALSVDSSPGSAMLLGGDLGARAKDYLAQPAVRRVLPALGGLAALATVGALYLALSEGPQRVLYSSLSDGERASVVETLDAAGLSYDIDPATGMLSVAEDDVYRARMLVASDGSLASPDNTIELLDSIPLGSSRTLEGERLRNVRERELVRTIEEINGVETARVHLASPERSVFVRDNVAPSASVMLRLARGRSLSDDQVQAIVNLVAGSVPALTPDAVRVVDQQGRLLSSTGASPTDTLDLQREFEGKLQLQIAQLLTPLIGEGNFSSQVQVELDLSEETRARESYDDDGVVRSMSETTSTRGGNAMAGGVPGVTANTPPDPAQLEEGAPQGGEATNFATTPQTGQSSAERIFEVGREVAVTSTQPGTVRRISVAVALSDEALQAIQPATAEQVQQLVSAAVGANPQRGDQVTVIAGAFEPIADFEPPFYEAGWFAMALRYGTALLAVILGLLFGVRPILKALRDPQSDTDDTIEGDVETLEVTAIPAQPSVALPTGQDDLREQVELARRLASEQPERAVVALRRMLAAPATGTGQ; encoded by the coding sequence ATGGCTGACACCGCTCTTTCGGTCGATTCCAGTCCCGGTTCGGCGATGCTGCTTGGCGGCGATCTTGGCGCGCGCGCAAAGGACTATCTTGCCCAGCCCGCCGTACGCCGCGTGCTGCCCGCGCTGGGCGGGCTTGCCGCATTGGCTACGGTTGGCGCCCTGTATCTTGCCCTGTCCGAGGGGCCGCAGCGCGTGCTGTATTCCAGCCTTTCGGATGGCGAACGCGCGAGCGTGGTCGAAACGCTGGATGCCGCTGGCCTGTCCTATGATATCGACCCGGCAACGGGCATGCTTTCCGTAGCGGAGGACGATGTCTATCGGGCAAGGATGCTGGTTGCTTCCGACGGATCGCTGGCCAGCCCAGACAACACGATCGAACTGCTGGACTCCATTCCGCTGGGCTCCAGCCGAACGCTGGAAGGCGAACGGTTACGAAACGTGCGCGAACGAGAATTGGTGCGCACGATCGAGGAGATCAACGGCGTTGAAACCGCCCGTGTGCACCTGGCCTCCCCGGAACGCAGTGTTTTTGTGCGCGACAATGTCGCGCCCAGCGCTTCTGTCATGTTGCGGCTGGCGCGTGGACGCAGCCTGAGCGATGACCAGGTGCAGGCCATCGTCAACCTGGTGGCAGGCTCCGTACCTGCCCTCACGCCAGATGCTGTGCGCGTGGTGGATCAGCAGGGTCGCTTGCTATCTTCCACCGGCGCCAGCCCCACCGACACACTCGATTTGCAACGCGAGTTCGAGGGGAAACTGCAATTGCAAATTGCCCAATTGCTGACACCGCTGATTGGCGAAGGCAATTTCTCCAGCCAGGTGCAGGTGGAACTGGATCTTTCCGAAGAGACCCGCGCGCGAGAAAGCTATGACGATGACGGGGTGGTTCGTTCGATGAGCGAGACCACTTCCACACGTGGCGGCAACGCAATGGCGGGCGGTGTTCCCGGCGTCACCGCGAACACTCCGCCCGATCCGGCACAGCTGGAAGAGGGCGCACCGCAGGGCGGCGAAGCCACCAATTTCGCTACCACCCCGCAAACCGGCCAGAGCAGTGCAGAGCGTATCTTCGAGGTGGGCCGTGAAGTTGCTGTCACCTCCACCCAGCCCGGTACAGTGCGGCGCATTTCAGTGGCTGTCGCGCTGAGCGACGAGGCCTTGCAGGCAATCCAGCCCGCGACCGCCGAGCAGGTGCAACAGCTGGTTTCCGCAGCCGTGGGCGCAAATCCGCAGCGCGGAGATCAGGTCACGGTAATCGCAGGCGCCTTCGAACCCATTGCGGATTTTGAACCGCCGTTTTACGAAGCGGGATGGTTCGCAATGGCGCTGCGCTACGGCACGGCTTTGCTGGCCGTGATACTCGGCCTGTTGTTCGGGGTACGCCCGATTCTGAAGGCGCTGCGCGATCCGCAGTCCGATACGGATGATACCATCGAAGGCGATGTCGAGACGCTGGAGGTCACAGCTATCCCCGCGCAGCCCTCGGTTGCACTGCCCACTGGCCAGGACGATCTGCGCGAGCAGGTCGAGCTTGCCCGCCGACTTGCTAGTGAACAGCCCGAACGGGCAGTCGTGGCGCTGCGCCGAATGCTGGCAGCGCCCGCCACAGGAACTGGCCAATGA
- the fliE gene encoding flagellar hook-basal body complex protein FliE — translation MSTIGPNNPAGALQQVMAIRSQVMQQSEALRTLREAGAAGDPGSISGADAATGTPAAQDGGFADTLRSTLDQVNAAQTRSGEITAAYERGEVTDVAQVMLARQESSVAFEATLQVRNKLLSAYQEIMRMGV, via the coding sequence ATGAGCACGATTGGCCCCAACAATCCTGCCGGCGCTCTTCAGCAGGTGATGGCGATCCGCAGCCAGGTCATGCAGCAGTCAGAAGCGCTTCGCACCCTGCGTGAAGCAGGAGCCGCAGGCGACCCCGGTTCCATTTCCGGCGCTGATGCAGCCACCGGAACACCCGCTGCGCAAGACGGGGGCTTTGCAGATACGCTGCGCTCCACCCTCGATCAGGTGAACGCGGCGCAAACCCGTTCCGGTGAGATCACAGCCGCCTATGAACGTGGCGAAGTCACGGATGTGGCGCAGGTTATGCTGGCGCGGCAAGAATCCTCGGTCGCTTTCGAGGCGACCCTGCAAGTGCGCAACAAATTGTTGTCCGCCTATCAGGAAATCATGCGGATGGGGGTGTAA
- a CDS encoding sigma-54 interaction domain-containing protein: MARAICAKGLEKNHPELAIHAAASLCGQPGSGELQLCESAADVLSRRRTDRVLVLGKSGTPALTRMGANMLRLDYHDADSRMVRASLVAAAAAPGDPILADAGSLALLTLAERVAASTIPVLIEGPTGTGKEVLSRFIHKSSPRADGPFIAVNCAAMPETMLEAMLFGHRKGAFTGATEASEGFFRAADGGTLLLDELGEMPLGLQAKLLRALQEGEVVPLGATQPVKMDVRIIACTNRDLPREIAEGRFREDLYYRLNVFPLRLTALRERVEDIAPLAVAMLLRHAPDPETGRWICDEALAKLEAHKWPGNVRELENVIRRALLLAGSDGTITTAHIVFDSAVMPVLGVCVSPTNPPLENASGRNLSAIVRQSEAQIILDTLDGNNGNRLATAKALGISERTLRYRLASMREAGLMVAGGAR; encoded by the coding sequence ATGGCACGGGCAATCTGCGCTAAAGGGCTTGAAAAAAATCATCCCGAACTGGCGATACATGCCGCCGCATCGCTTTGCGGCCAGCCGGGCTCGGGCGAATTGCAGCTGTGTGAATCTGCCGCTGATGTATTGTCCCGCCGCCGCACAGACCGGGTCCTTGTTTTGGGAAAGAGCGGCACCCCCGCTCTCACCCGCATGGGCGCTAACATGCTGCGCCTTGATTATCATGATGCAGATTCCCGCATGGTCCGCGCTTCGCTGGTTGCGGCTGCTGCCGCGCCGGGCGATCCGATCTTGGCCGATGCCGGATCACTTGCCCTGCTGACTTTGGCAGAGCGAGTTGCCGCCAGCACCATCCCCGTTCTGATCGAAGGACCGACCGGCACAGGCAAGGAAGTATTGTCGCGCTTCATCCATAAGAGCAGCCCCCGCGCCGATGGCCCTTTCATCGCCGTGAATTGCGCAGCCATGCCCGAGACGATGCTGGAGGCCATGCTGTTTGGCCACCGCAAAGGCGCCTTCACCGGCGCGACCGAAGCGAGCGAGGGTTTCTTCCGCGCGGCAGACGGCGGTACACTGTTGCTGGACGAACTGGGTGAAATGCCTCTGGGTCTCCAGGCCAAATTGTTGCGTGCCTTGCAGGAAGGCGAGGTCGTTCCGCTTGGCGCGACCCAGCCGGTAAAGATGGATGTCCGCATCATAGCTTGCACCAACCGCGATCTGCCGCGTGAGATTGCCGAAGGTCGCTTCCGCGAAGACCTTTATTACCGGCTCAATGTGTTTCCCCTGCGCCTGACTGCCTTGCGTGAGCGTGTCGAGGATATCGCCCCGCTGGCCGTTGCCATGCTGCTGCGTCATGCGCCTGACCCCGAAACAGGTCGCTGGATTTGTGATGAGGCGCTGGCGAAACTTGAGGCACACAAATGGCCCGGCAACGTACGCGAGCTGGAAAATGTCATTCGCCGCGCCCTGTTGCTGGCAGGCAGTGATGGCACGATAACCACCGCGCATATCGTGTTCGACAGCGCCGTAATGCCGGTCCTTGGTGTCTGCGTCTCGCCAACCAATCCGCCGCTAGAGAATGCAAGTGGCCGCAATCTTTCGGCTATCGTGCGCCAGTCCGAAGCCCAAATTATCCTCGATACGCTGGATGGTAATAACGGCAACCGGCTGGCCACCGCAAAGGCATTGGGCATATCCGAACGCACCCTTCGCTATCGTCTCGCTTCGATGCGTGAAGCCGGGCTGATGGTCGCCGGTGGCGCACGATGA
- a CDS encoding flagellin yields the protein MGVINTNISALRASNASSQADRMQGEAMERLSTGKRINGAKDDAAGLAIATTMTADIRAMKQGVRNANDGMALAQTAEGALDEVSNMLQRVRELAIQSKTDTYSTDDRAYMDAEVDELQAQISGILSNTEFNGVSVFSTTSGSDVSFTIATDATNTVTLNSKAVDGTNLSATALDVSSTTAAATTITNVDSALKDISSTRATLGAGQSRLESAINNLNTNSTNLSDARSRIVDTDYSEETTALAKAQILSQASTAMLAQANQSQQNVLSLLR from the coding sequence ATGGGTGTTATCAATACCAATATCAGCGCATTGCGCGCTTCGAACGCTTCTTCGCAGGCCGACCGTATGCAGGGTGAGGCGATGGAACGCCTTTCCACCGGTAAGCGCATCAACGGCGCCAAGGATGATGCAGCAGGCCTCGCCATTGCCACCACCATGACGGCCGATATTCGTGCCATGAAGCAGGGTGTGCGCAACGCAAATGATGGCATGGCTCTGGCGCAGACCGCCGAAGGCGCGCTGGACGAAGTTTCCAACATGCTGCAGCGTGTTCGCGAACTGGCTATTCAGTCCAAGACGGATACCTACTCCACTGACGATCGCGCCTATATGGATGCCGAAGTCGACGAATTGCAGGCGCAGATCAGCGGCATTCTGTCGAATACCGAATTCAATGGCGTTTCGGTGTTCTCCACCACTTCGGGTTCGGATGTGTCCTTCACCATCGCCACGGACGCCACCAACACGGTAACGCTGAACAGCAAGGCCGTGGACGGCACCAATCTGTCGGCGACGGCGCTTGACGTTTCCTCCACTACGGCAGCGGCGACGACGATCACCAATGTTGATTCCGCGTTGAAGGATATCAGTTCTACCCGCGCCACGCTGGGTGCCGGGCAGAGCCGTCTGGAATCGGCGATCAACAATCTGAACACCAATTCCACCAACCTGTCAGATGCGCGTTCGCGGATCGTGGACACCGATTACTCGGAAGAGACGACCGCTCTCGCCAAGGCGCAGATCCTGAGCCAGGCTTCCACCGCGATGCTGGCGCAGGCCAACCAGAGCCAGCAGAACGTTCTCTCCCTGCTGCGTTAA
- a CDS encoding class I SAM-dependent methyltransferase yields MTQLLLHSMAEFAPTIILPCLERASVCDITEIGAEFGGMSTHLANYCASAKGTLTSVDPSPKQQFLDWVAQHDEVRHVPQPSLDALEHLDCPDAWFVDGDHNYYTVYNELTAIDAICQRDGKPMLAFLHDISWPCARRDCYYAPERIPEQHRHHYSYDVGVHPDSSGTTPNRGWRGMGQFAWALHEGGPQNGVLTAVEDFLAGADTDDRPLVFAHVPAVFGLGVILDAGADWAEDVAGLLLPWHDNELLASLELNRLRNYLAVIDWQDREAERTG; encoded by the coding sequence ATGACCCAATTGCTGCTTCATTCCATGGCCGAATTCGCGCCGACTATAATCCTGCCGTGTCTGGAACGCGCCAGCGTGTGCGACATCACCGAAATCGGTGCAGAGTTTGGCGGCATGTCCACCCACCTGGCCAATTATTGCGCCAGCGCCAAAGGCACGCTGACCAGCGTGGACCCTAGTCCGAAGCAGCAATTTCTGGATTGGGTCGCGCAGCATGACGAGGTGCGGCACGTGCCGCAGCCCAGCCTTGATGCGCTGGAGCATCTGGATTGCCCCGATGCCTGGTTTGTCGATGGCGATCACAATTATTACACCGTCTATAACGAGCTGACGGCGATCGACGCCATCTGCCAGCGGGATGGCAAACCCATGCTGGCTTTCCTCCATGATATTTCCTGGCCGTGCGCGCGGCGTGATTGCTATTACGCGCCTGAACGTATCCCAGAACAGCATCGGCACCACTATAGCTACGATGTCGGCGTACATCCGGACAGTTCCGGCACGACGCCTAATCGCGGCTGGCGCGGCATGGGACAATTTGCCTGGGCGCTGCACGAAGGCGGTCCGCAGAACGGCGTCTTGACTGCTGTGGAAGATTTTCTGGCGGGGGCAGATACGGATGATCGCCCGCTTGTCTTCGCGCATGTGCCTGCCGTGTTCGGGCTGGGTGTGATTCTTGATGCCGGGGCAGACTGGGCAGAGGATGTGGCGGGCCTGTTGCTGCCCTGGCACGATAATGAATTGCTGGCCTCGCTGGAGCTTAACCGGCTGCGCAACTACCTTGCCGTAATCGACTGGCAGGACCGCGAAGCGGAACGCACGGGCTGA